Genomic DNA from Actinomycetota bacterium:
TGGACGAACCGAGATACAAACGAGCCGCTTCCCACTTGCCGCTGTTCGTCGAGTTAGGCGGAAGGCTCGCGGTGGTCGTTGGCGGGGGCTTAGTGGCCGAGCGGCGCGTCGTGCGGCTCCTCGCGGCCGGCGCTACCGTACGCGTGACCGCACCCGGGATCACGCCTCTGCTCGCGAGTCTCGCCTATCGGGACGAGATCGAACTTCGGCAGCGCGAGTTCGAGGATGCCGACGTCGAGGGCGGGTTCCTCGTAGTCACGGCTACCGATAACGCCGCAGTCAACGAACGCGTGCGAGAGGCCGCTCGTCAAGCCGGGGCGCTCGTTAACGCAGCGGACCACCACAACTCCGGCGACGTCGTCTTCGGTGCCGAGGCGAGGCTCGGTCCTGTGCGGCTCGCGGTCACCACGCTCGGTGCCGCGCCAGCCGAATCCTCGCGCATCCGCGATGAACTCGCCGCGGCCCTCACCGGCGAGAGTGTCGAGCGCGTGAGTGCGGCAAGCTCTCGCCGCCGCAGACCCGGCTTTGGCGCTCCCGGCCCTCGTGTCGCTCTCGTCGGTGCCGGTCCTGGCGATCCCGGACTCGTCACTGCACGGGGACTTGAGCTGCTGCGCGCCGCCGATGTCGTGGTGCACGACCACCTTGTCGACCCCCGCCTGCTCGCCGAAGCCCCAGAGACAGCCGATCTAGTCTACGTCGGCAAGCGCGCGGGTTCGCATCACTTCTCGCAAGCAGGGATCGACGCACTGCTCGTTCGACTCGCGATCGAGGATCCCGCCCGCCGCATCGTGCGGCTCAAGGGCGGCGACCCTTTCGTCTTCGGTCGAGGAAGCGAGGAGGTAGAAGCCCTCGGCGCGGCCGGAATCGACGTAGAGGTAGTGCCCGGCGTGACGGCGGGGACAGCGGTGCCCGCATGTGCGGGCATCCCTATCACAGCACGGGGTACGGCCCCTTCGGTCACTTTCGTCACGGGGCATCGTGCGGCCGCAGGTTCGCGCGAGGTTGATTGGCGCGCACTCGGGGCTACCGGCGGAACGATCTGCGTCTTCATGGGGTTGGCGCGGCTGCATGACATCGCACAGGAGCTGATATCGGGCGGTATGGCACCCACAACCCCCGCTGTCGCGATATCGCGGGGCTGCACACCGCAACAACGTCTGGTGGAGGCACCTGTCGGGAAACTGCCCGCGGCGGTCGAACAGGCGGGGCTCGTCAGCCCCGTACTGCTTGTGATCGGTGAGGCGGTCAACAGGCGCGCTTAGTCGTGGTATGGTGCCTCTTTCGCCAGGCATCCCGGTCCTCTAAGGGGTCACGCTCGGGACACAGTCACGCTGACGTTGGCCTCGGCAGCCGCATCGTGGAGCGCATCGGTCCAAGAGGACTCGGCGAGCCCGGCGGGAGCCGTGACCGTGGCGATCATCGTGAACAGCGGGACGCCGCTGACGGCCGCAGGGGTCACGAACGTGTCCATCGTCTCGATGTTGATGCCGTGGAGTGCGAGCCCAGCCGCGATGTCGTGCACGATCCCTTCATGGTCGGCACCTTCGACCGTGACCTGAAACGCCGAGGTGGCTGGTACGACACCTGGAGGTGTGGTCATCGTCATCGTGACCTGGAAGCCCTCTGCGGCTAGCCGGTCGTTGGCGACCCGCAGATCCTCGGCTTGTTCGGCGGGTATACTCACGAGCATGAGCATCGCGAACTCGCCACCTAGGCGCGCCATGTGGCTGGCCTCGACATTGCAGCCAAGTCCGAGCAAGCGTCCGGTGACCTCTTCGACCAGCCCTACCCGGTCCGGCCCGGTTATCGTCAACACGACGTTCTCCCGCATACAGCCTCCGCTTCGAAGTGGATGTGCGCACCTACGATACCGCAATCGGCGATCGAGTGCAGTCCAATCGCCATAGCGTGTGCTGGCATCGCTATTGCTCTCGTGTCATCCCTATATGCTACAGTCTCCGTGTCCTGCCCCCGATTCGAAAGAGAGGTCGTGAATATGAGTATCAAGGGAACCCGTACCGAGCAGAATCTGCTCAAGGCGTTCGCAGGGGAATCGCAAGCGCGCAACCGCTACACCTACTACGCGTCGATCGCGAAGAAGGAAGGATTCGAGCAAATCGCCGCATTCTTCGTCGAGACCGCTGACAACGAGCGTGAGCACGCCAAGATCTTCTACAAGTATCTCGAAGGCGGCGAGGTAGAGATCACCGCATCGTACCCGGCCGGCACACTCAGCACCACCGCCGAGAACCTCCTTCACGCCGCCGACGGCGAGCTCATGGAGTGGGGCACCCTCTACCCTGACTTCGCGGACATCGCCGACGAAGAGGGCTTTCCCGAGGTCGCCAAGTCGTTCCGCGAGATTGCGAAGGTCGAAGCGTTCCACGAGGCCCGCTACCGCAAGCTGCTGGACAACGTGAACAGCGGCGCAGCGTTCACCAAGCCTGCTCCACTCACGTGGCACTGTCGCAACTGCGGGTACGTGGTCGAGGGTGCATCCGCTCCCGAGCTATGCCCTGCGTGTGCGCACGCTCAGAAGCACTTCGAGGTACTCGCCGAGAACTACTAGGCGCTACCACCGCTCGGCACTGTCGCTGCGGACATAAAGGATAGAACGCGCACACGCCCCGGCCAGTCACCCCGATGACATCGCCGGGGCGTGTGTTATCTGTGGATTTTGCGCCTACAATTGCAACAGGAGTTAGAATCTATGGGTTCCGATGTTCCAAATCGAACCTGAAGAGTCAACGGTGTCGAGTACCGATCGGAGATGTTGATGAGTGTGAGCCGACGCATTCTCGTGGTCGAAGACGAGAAGGTCATCCGCGAGACGGTCACGGCCTATCTCGAAAAGGACGGCCACTGGGTCACCCCTGTAGCGGATGGCGAGAAGGCCATCGCTGCAGTCAGGAAGCGCAGCTTCGATCTCGTCGTGCTGGACTTGATGCTTCCCAAGGTCAGCGGTGAAGATGTCTGCCGTGCCATCCGGGACGTGTCCGACGTGCCAATCATCATGCTCACCGCCAAAGGCGACGAAGAGGACCGGGTCACCGGACTTGCGATGGGCGCAGACGACTACCTAGTGAAGCCGTTCTCTCCAAGGGAGCTCGTGGCCAGGGTCAGAGCACTCCTTCGGCGGGCACGAGTCAGTGAGGCCCCACAGAGAGACTCCATGGTGTTCGGCTCGCTATCGATCGATGTCGCAGGACACAAGGCCGCCATCGATGGGGTGGATGTCGACCTGACGGCAACCGAGTTCAAGCTGCTGATTACGCTAGCGAGGTATCCGGGCAAGGTCTACACCCGTCTCGAATTGGTGGAGAAGGTGCTCGGCTGGGATTTCGACCGGTACGAACGTGCGGTGGACAGTCACGTGAAGAACCTTCGCTCGAAGCTCAACGACGACCCCAAGAATCCGAGCTACATATATACAGTACATGGGGTCGGCTATAGATTCGACCCCCCGCAAACCGAGGAGTAGTCCATGAGTGATCGGGCTTCACGACTCTTCGGGGGGATGCGGGTTAAGCAATCCAAGTTGAGCCTACGCTTCGCTCTGGCCGCAGCCGCAGTGGCGGCTTTCACCATGGCTTTGGCGTCGAGCATCCTCTTCGTCACCTGGGCCGAGCAGTTCGACGAGTATGTCAACGAGCGCCTTCGAAGCACCGCCAAAGGAGCAGCTTCGCTGGTGGCCATCAATGTCCAGGCCCATGGAGAGTGGAATCAACATGTGTTCCTGGGCCTACCGCGCTACGGAATCATGTCCGGATTGGGATTGCAGGTGATGGAGTCGGGCGGCCGTGTCTTGTATGACGACTCTTTCGCAACTGGACAGGCGAATCACGTGGCCGGCCCACCTTCAGGAGTCGCAGGG
This window encodes:
- a CDS encoding response regulator transcription factor, encoding MLMSVSRRILVVEDEKVIRETVTAYLEKDGHWVTPVADGEKAIAAVRKRSFDLVVLDLMLPKVSGEDVCRAIRDVSDVPIIMLTAKGDEEDRVTGLAMGADDYLVKPFSPRELVARVRALLRRARVSEAPQRDSMVFGSLSIDVAGHKAAIDGVDVDLTATEFKLLITLARYPGKVYTRLELVEKVLGWDFDRYERAVDSHVKNLRSKLNDDPKNPSYIYTVHGVGYRFDPPQTEE
- the cobA gene encoding uroporphyrinogen-III C-methyltransferase, encoding MPLFVELGGRLAVVVGGGLVAERRVVRLLAAGATVRVTAPGITPLLASLAYRDEIELRQREFEDADVEGGFLVVTATDNAAVNERVREAARQAGALVNAADHHNSGDVVFGAEARLGPVRLAVTTLGAAPAESSRIRDELAAALTGESVERVSAASSRRRRPGFGAPGPRVALVGAGPGDPGLVTARGLELLRAADVVVHDHLVDPRLLAEAPETADLVYVGKRAGSHHFSQAGIDALLVRLAIEDPARRIVRLKGGDPFVFGRGSEEVEALGAAGIDVEVVPGVTAGTAVPACAGIPITARGTAPSVTFVTGHRAAAGSREVDWRALGATGGTICVFMGLARLHDIAQELISGGMAPTTPAVAISRGCTPQQRLVEAPVGKLPAAVEQAGLVSPVLLVIGEAVNRRA
- a CDS encoding transcriptional regulator, whose translation is MRENVVLTITGPDRVGLVEEVTGRLLGLGCNVEASHMARLGGEFAMLMLVSIPAEQAEDLRVANDRLAAEGFQVTMTMTTPPGVVPATSAFQVTVEGADHEGIVHDIAAGLALHGINIETMDTFVTPAAVSGVPLFTMIATVTAPAGLAESSWTDALHDAAAEANVSVTVSRA
- a CDS encoding rubrerythrin family protein is translated as MSIKGTRTEQNLLKAFAGESQARNRYTYYASIAKKEGFEQIAAFFVETADNEREHAKIFYKYLEGGEVEITASYPAGTLSTTAENLLHAADGELMEWGTLYPDFADIADEEGFPEVAKSFREIAKVEAFHEARYRKLLDNVNSGAAFTKPAPLTWHCRNCGYVVEGASAPELCPACAHAQKHFEVLAENY